A region from the Citrobacter telavivensis genome encodes:
- a CDS encoding phosphoglycerate kinase produces MSVIKMTDLDLAGKRVFIRADLNVPVKEGKVTSDARIRASLPTIELALKQGAKVMVTSHLGRPTEGEYNEEFSLLPVVNYLKDKLSNPVRLVKDYLDGVEVAAGELVVLENVRFNKGEKKDDEALSKKYAALCDVFVMDAFGTAHRAQASTHGIGKFADVACAGPLLAAELDALGKALKEPARPMVAIVGGSKVSTKLTVLDSLSKIADQLIVGGGIANTFVAAQGHNVGKSLYEADLVDEAKRLLTTCDIPVPTDVRVATEFSESAAATLKSVNDVKEDEQILDIGDASAHQLAEILKNAKTILWNGPVGVFEFPNFRKGTEIVANAIADSDAFSIAGGGDTLAAIDLFGIADKISYISTGGGAFLEFVEGKVLPAVAMLEERAKK; encoded by the coding sequence ATGTCTGTAATCAAGATGACCGATTTGGATCTTGCTGGTAAACGTGTTTTTATCCGTGCGGATCTGAACGTACCAGTTAAAGAAGGGAAAGTGACCAGCGATGCGCGTATCCGTGCTTCTCTGCCGACCATTGAACTGGCCCTGAAACAGGGTGCTAAAGTCATGGTAACTTCCCACCTGGGTCGTCCTACCGAAGGCGAGTACAACGAAGAATTCTCTCTGCTGCCGGTTGTTAATTACCTGAAAGACAAACTGTCTAATCCGGTTCGCCTGGTAAAAGATTACCTCGACGGCGTTGAAGTGGCTGCCGGTGAACTGGTGGTTCTGGAAAACGTTCGCTTTAACAAAGGCGAGAAGAAAGACGACGAAGCGCTGTCCAAAAAATACGCTGCACTGTGCGACGTGTTCGTGATGGACGCCTTTGGTACGGCTCACCGTGCGCAGGCTTCTACTCACGGTATCGGCAAATTTGCAGACGTCGCGTGTGCCGGTCCGCTGCTGGCAGCCGAACTTGACGCGCTGGGTAAAGCGCTGAAAGAACCGGCTCGTCCGATGGTTGCTATCGTAGGTGGTTCTAAAGTATCTACCAAGCTGACCGTTCTGGACTCCCTGTCTAAAATCGCTGACCAGCTGATCGTTGGCGGCGGCATTGCGAACACCTTCGTTGCCGCTCAGGGCCACAATGTGGGCAAATCCCTGTACGAAGCCGATCTGGTTGATGAAGCCAAACGTCTGCTGACCACTTGCGATATCCCGGTTCCGACTGACGTTCGCGTCGCGACCGAGTTCTCTGAAAGCGCTGCAGCCACGCTGAAATCCGTCAACGACGTAAAAGAAGACGAGCAGATCCTGGATATCGGCGACGCTTCTGCACACCAACTTGCTGAAATTCTGAAGAATGCAAAAACCATTCTGTGGAACGGTCCGGTTGGCGTGTTTGAATTCCCGAACTTCCGTAAAGGGACTGAAATCGTGGCTAACGCGATTGCAGACAGCGACGCATTCTCTATCGCAGGCGGCGGCGACACTCTGGCTGCTATCGACCTGTTCGGTATTGCTGACAAAATTTCCTACATCTCCACTGGCGGCGGCGCATTCCTCGAATTCGTGGAAGGTAAAGTTCTGCCTGCAGTAGCGATGCTCGAAGAGCGCGCTAAGAAGTAA
- a CDS encoding erythrose-4-phosphate dehydrogenase: MTVRVAINGFGRIGRNVVRALYESGRRAEITVVAINELADASGMAHLLKYDTSHGRFAWDVRQEREQLMVGDDAIRILHEPSLDALPWRELGVDIVLDCTGVYGNREHGEAHIAAGAKKVLFSHPGSNDLDATVVFGVNQDQLRAEHRIVSNASCTTNCIIPIIKLLDDAYGIESGTVTTIHSAMHDQQVIDAYHPDLRRTRAASQSIIPVDTKLAAGITRIFPQFNDRFEAIAVRVPTINVTAIDLSVTVMKPVKANEVNQLLQKAAQGAFHDIVDYTELPLVSVDFNHDPHSAIVDGTQTRVSGAHLIKTLVWCDNEWGFANRMLDTTLAMAAKGFR; the protein is encoded by the coding sequence ATGACCGTACGCGTAGCGATTAATGGCTTCGGTCGCATCGGACGTAATGTGGTTCGTGCTTTATATGAATCCGGACGTCGGGCGGAAATCACCGTGGTGGCAATCAATGAACTGGCGGATGCCTCTGGCATGGCGCATTTGTTGAAATATGACACCAGCCATGGGCGTTTTGCATGGGACGTTCGCCAGGAGCGCGAGCAGCTCATGGTGGGCGACGACGCGATTCGCATTCTGCATGAGCCCTCGCTTGACGCGCTGCCCTGGCGCGAACTGGGCGTTGATATCGTGCTGGACTGTACGGGCGTCTACGGAAACCGTGAACACGGTGAGGCGCATATCGCCGCAGGCGCGAAGAAAGTGCTCTTTTCACATCCTGGCAGTAACGATCTCGACGCCACCGTGGTATTTGGCGTCAATCAGGATCAACTCCGTGCGGAACACCGCATCGTCTCCAATGCTTCCTGCACCACGAATTGTATTATTCCCATTATCAAATTATTGGATGATGCCTATGGCATCGAATCCGGTACGGTGACGACTATTCACTCCGCGATGCACGATCAGCAGGTTATTGATGCATACCATCCTGACCTGCGCCGTACGCGCGCGGCGAGTCAGTCGATCATTCCGGTGGATACCAAACTGGCGGCTGGCATCACGCGTATTTTCCCGCAGTTTAACGATCGTTTCGAAGCGATAGCGGTGCGGGTACCGACGATAAACGTCACGGCAATCGACTTAAGCGTGACGGTGATGAAGCCAGTAAAAGCTAATGAAGTCAACCAGTTGCTGCAAAAAGCGGCACAAGGTGCATTTCATGATATAGTTGACTATACGGAATTACCGTTGGTCTCAGTCGATTTTAATCATGACCCGCATAGCGCCATTGTTGATGGTACGCAAACGCGGGTCAGTGGCGCGCACCTTATTAAGACACTGGTCTGGTGTGACAATGAATGGGGCTTCGCTAACAGAATGCTCGACACCACGTTAGCGATGGCTGCAAAAGGTTTCAGGTAG
- a CDS encoding DUF296 domain-containing protein, translating into MMTTPIPPSSEARFYALRLQPGQEIFSQLHEFIQQHSLRAGWIAGCTGSLTNVALRYAGQEATTLLTGTWEVIALNGTLELTGEHLHLSVSDPQGAMLGGHMMPGCTVRTTLELVIGELTGLAFSRQPCPLSGYDELHISPRVLTTQ; encoded by the coding sequence ATGATGACCACACCGATTCCCCCTTCATCAGAAGCGCGTTTTTACGCCCTTCGCCTGCAACCCGGCCAGGAAATCTTTTCCCAACTTCATGAATTTATTCAGCAACACTCGCTGCGCGCCGGCTGGATCGCCGGGTGCACTGGCAGCCTGACGAATGTCGCTCTGCGCTATGCCGGACAAGAAGCAACAACATTGCTGACGGGAACATGGGAGGTCATTGCGCTGAATGGCACGCTGGAGTTGACCGGCGAGCATCTGCATCTGAGCGTCTCGGATCCGCAAGGCGCGATGCTTGGAGGGCATATGATGCCAGGTTGTACCGTGCGTACAACGCTTGAACTGGTGATTGGCGAACTCACAGGACTGGCGTTTAGCCGTCAGCCATGCCCCCTTTCCGGTTATGACGAACTGCATATCTCACCCCGTGTTTTAACGACTCAATAA
- a CDS encoding ECF transporter S component: MARRPFSSQSLVLIVIAIAINMVGGQLISMLKLPIFLDSIGTLISAVLLGPVIGMLTGLLTNLLWGLLTDPIAAAFAPVAMVIGLVAGWLARAGWFRTLPKVVVSGVVITLAVTLVAVPIRTTLFGGVTGSGADLFVAWMHSVGQNLVESVAITVLGANLVDKILTAIIVWTLLRQLPLRTTRHFPTMSAVR; this comes from the coding sequence ATGGCGCGTCGCCCGTTTTCCAGCCAGTCTTTAGTGCTCATTGTCATTGCCATCGCGATTAATATGGTTGGCGGTCAGCTTATTAGCATGCTTAAACTCCCCATTTTTCTCGACTCTATTGGCACGTTGATCAGCGCCGTTCTGCTTGGCCCGGTCATCGGCATGTTGACTGGCCTGCTGACTAATTTACTTTGGGGGCTGTTAACCGACCCGATCGCCGCGGCCTTTGCGCCTGTGGCGATGGTCATCGGCCTCGTCGCCGGGTGGCTGGCGCGGGCCGGTTGGTTTCGCACGTTGCCAAAAGTGGTCGTCAGCGGCGTGGTCATTACCCTGGCCGTCACGCTGGTCGCGGTGCCAATACGCACCACACTCTTTGGTGGCGTAACCGGCAGCGGTGCCGATTTATTTGTCGCCTGGATGCACTCTGTTGGTCAGAATCTGGTGGAGTCTGTTGCTATTACCGTACTGGGAGCAAATTTAGTCGATAAAATTCTGACCGCTATTATCGTCTGGACCCTTTTGCGCCAGCTGCCGTTACGTACAACACGCCACTTCCCAACAATGTCAGCCGTGCGTTAA
- a CDS encoding energy-coupling factor transporter transmembrane protein EcfT: MHPFTSLTLWALAACSTLLLPAQTVLPVYSAATFLSLLVWKSTRRRAKYVAWLMCSLGVGLWLVHGGWLTEWISGRPRDPQRWADAVTLWLRIMAIVSTSQLWMQYVPVQRVIRALFASRLPPGIAYLLAGPLLVVEQLKRQLAIIYEAQRARGVPLDEAWHRRLRAMPALIVPLTHNALNDLAVRGAALDMRGFRLHRTRTTLWAPKDSTFQRLARYGMLVLILAETGVWIWLR, from the coding sequence ATGCACCCGTTTACCTCGTTGACATTGTGGGCGCTGGCTGCCTGCTCCACCTTGCTTCTTCCCGCGCAGACCGTTCTGCCGGTATACAGCGCAGCCACCTTTCTCAGTCTGTTGGTGTGGAAGTCGACACGGCGACGGGCAAAATACGTGGCCTGGCTAATGTGCTCTTTGGGGGTGGGACTGTGGCTGGTACATGGTGGCTGGCTGACGGAGTGGATCAGCGGTCGTCCACGGGATCCGCAGCGCTGGGCAGACGCCGTTACGCTGTGGCTGCGCATTATGGCCATTGTTTCGACGTCTCAACTCTGGATGCAGTACGTGCCGGTTCAACGCGTTATTCGGGCGCTGTTCGCATCACGTCTGCCTCCGGGCATCGCTTATCTGCTCGCCGGTCCGTTGCTGGTCGTTGAACAACTCAAACGGCAACTGGCGATTATTTATGAGGCGCAGCGGGCTCGCGGCGTCCCGCTGGATGAAGCGTGGCATCGGCGCTTACGCGCAATGCCTGCCCTGATCGTTCCCCTCACCCATAATGCACTCAACGATTTGGCCGTACGCGGCGCGGCGCTGGATATGCGGGGATTTCGCCTGCATCGCACGCGAACGACGCTGTGGGCGCCGAAAGACAGCACCTTCCAGCGCCTGGCACGTTACGGCATGTTGGTATTGATACTGGCAGAGACAGGAGTCTGGATATGGTTACGCTAG
- a CDS encoding ATP-binding cassette domain-containing protein, producing MVTLEQFRYLPVHATRPPSCFTFHHSAPGMVAILGDNGSGKSTLAQLMAGWYPDFLPGEIQGKGTLLGNPVGKLPLVEQASTIQLVQQSPYLQLSGCTFSVEEEVAFGPENLCLDEAEIMRRIDDVLALTACEPLRHRHPGTLSGGETQRVVIASALAMMPKLLILDEAFSRLTLQATDMLLARLQQWALEQHSLIVLFERHHFTFLTRCQRAWQLRDGALIPLC from the coding sequence ATGGTTACGCTAGAACAGTTTCGCTATCTTCCTGTCCATGCCACGCGTCCACCGTCATGCTTTACGTTCCACCATTCAGCGCCCGGAATGGTGGCAATATTAGGGGATAACGGCAGCGGGAAAAGCACGCTGGCACAGCTTATGGCCGGCTGGTATCCGGACTTCCTGCCTGGCGAAATTCAGGGCAAAGGAACGCTACTGGGTAATCCTGTCGGTAAATTGCCGCTGGTAGAGCAGGCTTCCACCATCCAGTTGGTGCAACAATCCCCTTATCTGCAGCTTTCAGGTTGTACTTTCAGCGTTGAAGAAGAGGTTGCTTTTGGCCCGGAAAATCTCTGCCTGGACGAGGCGGAGATTATGCGCCGGATTGATGATGTGCTGGCCCTGACAGCGTGTGAGCCGCTGCGCCATCGCCATCCCGGGACGCTCTCCGGTGGAGAAACTCAGCGCGTAGTGATTGCCAGTGCGCTCGCGATGATGCCGAAATTACTCATACTGGATGAAGCGTTCAGCCGCCTGACATTGCAGGCCACCGATATGCTACTGGCGCGGTTGCAACAATGGGCGCTGGAGCAACATTCTCTTATCGTGCTTTTCGAACGTCATCACTTCACATTTCTTACTCGCTGCCAACGGGCATGGCAACTGCGTGACGGAGCGCTAATACCATTATGCTGA
- a CDS encoding ATP-binding cassette domain-containing protein, with translation MLTLNQMTYRWPNATDDCLRDISLELREGEWLALTGDNGAGKSTLLRIMAGLLSPCSGEVIFQQMPLAQLKNRQRARHFGVLFQEAENQIFHSNVADEVAFGLTLQQLPADDINRRTQAALRLCHLQDVADAHPLDLHTAQRRMVAVASLEAMAPTVLLLDEPSRDFDHHWQAVFENWLAVCRERGTCVVAISHDAAFIQRHFSRVVRLHHKALTQSDTLLTPSSPE, from the coding sequence ATGCTGACGTTAAATCAGATGACTTATCGCTGGCCGAATGCAACCGATGACTGCTTGCGTGACATTTCACTGGAACTCAGAGAGGGGGAATGGCTGGCGTTAACGGGCGATAATGGCGCCGGGAAATCCACACTCCTGCGAATTATGGCCGGATTGCTTTCCCCCTGTTCCGGCGAGGTCATCTTTCAGCAAATGCCCCTTGCGCAGCTCAAAAACCGTCAGCGCGCCCGACACTTTGGGGTCCTGTTTCAGGAAGCGGAAAATCAGATCTTTCACAGTAACGTTGCCGATGAAGTGGCTTTTGGTTTAACGCTACAGCAATTGCCTGCCGACGACATTAACCGCCGCACTCAGGCCGCGTTACGGCTGTGCCATCTACAGGACGTTGCCGACGCGCATCCGCTGGATCTCCATACCGCGCAACGACGCATGGTTGCCGTCGCCAGTCTGGAAGCGATGGCTCCGACCGTTTTGCTACTTGATGAACCCAGCCGGGATTTCGACCACCACTGGCAAGCCGTGTTTGAAAACTGGCTTGCCGTCTGCCGCGAACGAGGAACCTGCGTTGTCGCCATAAGCCATGACGCTGCTTTTATCCAACGTCATTTCTCGCGGGTTGTTCGACTTCATCATAAAGCGCTCACGCAATCCGATACGCTCCTGACGCCGTCATCTCCAGAGTAA
- a CDS encoding nucleoside/nucleotide kinase family protein — translation MKIGLMVNGLRVEAHYHDDEIENVHKPLLRRLANVHSMNARQRTIVFLSAPPGTGKSTLTTFWESLSRQDPSLPEIQTLPMDGFHHYNDWLNAHNLRAYKGAPETFDVDKLAQNLRQIREGEGTWPQYDRQKHDPVEDAIVVSAPIVIVEGNWLLRDDERWRALAAFCDFSLFIRAPAEALHARLVGRKLAGGLSPADAEAFYLRTDGPNVCRVLENSRSADLTLEMTASGAYRIA, via the coding sequence GTGAAAATCGGACTGATGGTCAACGGGTTACGGGTTGAAGCCCATTATCATGATGATGAAATAGAGAACGTTCATAAACCGTTATTACGACGACTGGCAAACGTCCATTCCATGAATGCCAGACAACGCACGATTGTTTTTCTGAGTGCGCCGCCCGGTACCGGGAAATCCACACTGACCACGTTCTGGGAATCTCTCTCTCGTCAGGATCCCTCTCTGCCGGAGATCCAGACGCTGCCGATGGATGGTTTTCATCATTACAACGACTGGCTGAATGCCCACAACCTGCGTGCTTACAAAGGAGCACCTGAGACGTTTGACGTTGATAAACTGGCGCAGAATCTGCGCCAGATTAGAGAAGGTGAAGGGACCTGGCCACAGTATGACCGGCAAAAGCACGATCCGGTTGAAGACGCGATTGTGGTGAGCGCGCCGATTGTCATTGTAGAAGGCAACTGGCTGCTACGGGATGACGAAAGATGGCGGGCGCTGGCGGCGTTCTGCGATTTTTCTCTGTTCATTCGCGCGCCAGCGGAAGCCCTGCATGCACGGCTGGTAGGGCGCAAACTGGCTGGAGGATTATCGCCAGCCGATGCCGAAGCGTTTTATCTGCGTACGGATGGGCCGAATGTTTGTCGGGTTCTGGAGAACAGTCGGTCAGCCGATCTTACTCTGGAGATGACGGCGTCAGGAGCGTATCGGATTGCGTGA
- a CDS encoding transcriptional regulator gives MTTLTEDDVLEQLDAQHDLLSFMTTAHNILLQGIKRFLPSLFVDNDEEIVEYAVKPLLAQSGPLDDIDVALRLIYALGKMDKWLYADITHFSQFYQYVSERDESPQFADDITWDFISNVNSITRNTTLYSALESMKFADFAAWSEVRFTGMVKTAMTLAVTTILKELTP, from the coding sequence ATGACGACGCTGACAGAAGACGATGTGCTGGAGCAACTGGATGCTCAACATGACTTACTTTCGTTTATGACGACGGCACATAACATTTTGCTACAGGGCATTAAGCGCTTTCTGCCGTCGCTATTTGTCGATAACGATGAAGAGATTGTGGAATATGCCGTAAAGCCGTTACTTGCCCAGAGTGGGCCGCTTGATGATATTGACGTTGCGCTACGCCTGATTTACGCGCTGGGAAAAATGGACAAATGGCTTTATGCCGACATTACGCATTTTTCTCAGTTTTATCAGTATGTCAGCGAACGGGATGAGAGCCCGCAATTTGCCGATGATATCACCTGGGATTTTATCAGCAACGTCAACAGTATCACCCGAAATACGACCTTATATAGCGCGCTGGAGTCGATGAAATTTGCCGACTTTGCGGCGTGGTCTGAGGTGCGTTTTACCGGAATGGTCAAGACGGCAATGACGCTGGCGGTGACGACAATTTTGAAGGAATTAACACCGTGA
- a CDS encoding class II fructose-bisphosphatase codes for MKSLAWPLFRITEQAALAAWPQTGCGDKNKIDGLAVSAMRSALNDIAIRGRIVIGEGEIDNAPMLWIGEEVGSGSGPEVDIAVDPIEGTRMVAMGQSNALAVMAFAPRESLLHAPDMYMKKLVVNRQAKGVINLARPLADNLRHVAKALGKPLDRLRMATLDKPRLQPAIAEATQLGVKVFALPDGDVAASVLACLQDNPYDLMYTIGGAPEGVISACAVKALGGDMQAELIDFCEAKGDSAAHRLIATQERQRCAEMGVGVNRVYTLDELVAGNNVLFSATGVTGGDLVNGIQQVAKGVRTQTLLIGGADRTCNIIDSLHSW; via the coding sequence ATGAAGTCTCTGGCATGGCCGCTATTTCGCATCACGGAGCAGGCAGCGCTGGCTGCCTGGCCGCAAACCGGCTGTGGTGATAAGAACAAAATCGATGGCCTGGCGGTTAGCGCGATGCGCTCGGCCCTGAATGATATTGCCATTCGCGGGCGCATTGTCATTGGCGAGGGCGAGATCGATAACGCCCCCATGTTGTGGATTGGCGAAGAGGTCGGCAGCGGCAGCGGACCGGAGGTTGATATCGCCGTCGATCCCATTGAAGGTACCCGAATGGTCGCGATGGGACAGAGCAATGCGCTGGCGGTCATGGCGTTTGCGCCGCGGGAAAGTTTGTTACATGCCCCTGATATGTACATGAAAAAGCTGGTTGTTAACCGGCAGGCGAAAGGGGTGATTAATCTGGCGCGACCGCTAGCGGACAATCTGCGTCATGTGGCGAAAGCGCTGGGCAAACCGCTGGATCGACTGCGCATGGCTACGCTTGATAAACCGCGACTTCAGCCGGCGATTGCCGAAGCCACGCAGTTAGGGGTGAAAGTCTTTGCCCTGCCTGATGGCGATGTGGCGGCTAGCGTTCTGGCCTGTTTGCAGGATAACCCTTATGACCTGATGTATACCATTGGCGGTGCGCCAGAAGGCGTAATTTCTGCCTGCGCGGTGAAAGCGTTGGGAGGCGATATGCAGGCCGAGCTGATCGATTTTTGTGAAGCGAAAGGCGACAGCGCAGCGCATCGTCTGATTGCCACCCAGGAGCGCCAGCGATGCGCGGAAATGGGCGTCGGGGTCAATCGGGTCTATACGCTTGATGAGCTGGTGGCGGGAAATAACGTCCTCTTTAGCGCGACCGGAGTGACCGGCGGCGATCTTGTGAATGGGATCCAGCAGGTCGCGAAAGGGGTGCGCACGCAAACTTTACTGATCGGTGGCGCGGATCGAACGTGTAATATAATAGACTCTCTGCATTCATGGTGA
- a CDS encoding zinc-binding dehydrogenase — translation MKTKVAAIYGKQDVRIREFELPEITENELLVSVISDSVCLSTWKAATLGSEHKRVPDDLENHPVITGHECAGVIVDVGKKLTGKYKKGQRFVLQPAMGLPSGYSAGYSYEYFGGNATYMIIPEVAVNLGCVLPYHGSYFAAASLAEPMCCIIGAYNANYHTTPYVYEHRMGIKPGGNIALLACAGPMGIGAIDYAINGGLKPSRVVVVDIDETRLEQAKKLLPVERAAGKGIELIYVNSSGMADPAMQLRELTGGVGFDDVFVYAAVPAVVEMADDILAEDGCLNFFAGPTESRFKVPFNFYNVHYNSTHVVGTSGGSTDDMKEAIALSATGQLQPSFMVTHIGGLNAVPDTVLNLPDIPGGKKLIYNGVTMPLTAIADFAEKGKTDPLFRELARLVAQTHGIWNEKAERYLLAQFGVDIGEAAA, via the coding sequence ATGAAAACGAAAGTTGCTGCAATATATGGCAAACAGGATGTCCGTATCCGTGAATTTGAATTACCTGAAATTACGGAAAATGAACTGTTAGTCAGCGTGATTTCTGACAGCGTATGTTTATCCACCTGGAAGGCCGCGACATTAGGCAGTGAACATAAGCGAGTTCCTGATGACCTGGAAAATCACCCGGTGATTACCGGTCATGAATGTGCCGGAGTCATTGTCGATGTCGGAAAAAAACTGACCGGGAAATATAAAAAAGGGCAGCGCTTTGTTTTACAACCCGCAATGGGATTGCCGAGCGGTTATTCTGCGGGATACAGCTACGAATATTTCGGTGGTAACGCCACGTATATGATTATTCCTGAGGTCGCGGTAAATCTGGGTTGCGTATTGCCGTACCACGGTTCTTATTTTGCGGCCGCGTCGCTGGCGGAACCGATGTGCTGCATTATTGGTGCCTATAATGCGAATTATCATACAACGCCTTATGTTTATGAGCATCGAATGGGAATTAAGCCCGGCGGCAATATTGCTCTTTTAGCCTGCGCCGGGCCAATGGGGATTGGGGCGATTGATTATGCCATTAACGGTGGGCTCAAACCGTCGCGCGTGGTGGTCGTGGATATCGATGAAACGCGTCTGGAGCAGGCTAAAAAGCTGCTCCCGGTCGAACGGGCCGCGGGTAAGGGAATCGAACTCATCTATGTGAATTCGTCTGGTATGGCTGACCCTGCGATGCAACTGCGTGAATTAACGGGCGGAGTCGGGTTTGATGACGTTTTTGTCTATGCCGCCGTGCCGGCCGTCGTGGAGATGGCTGACGATATTCTGGCAGAAGACGGTTGCCTGAACTTCTTCGCCGGTCCGACGGAGAGTCGCTTTAAAGTGCCCTTTAATTTTTACAACGTGCATTACAACAGTACACATGTGGTCGGAACCTCCGGCGGTTCTACTGATGATATGAAAGAGGCGATTGCACTGAGCGCAACGGGCCAGCTTCAGCCGTCGTTTATGGTGACCCATATTGGCGGTCTCAATGCAGTGCCAGATACCGTGCTGAACTTGCCGGATATTCCGGGCGGCAAGAAGCTTATCTATAACGGTGTGACGATGCCGCTGACGGCCATTGCTGATTTCGCCGAGAAAGGCAAAACCGATCCGTTGTTCCGGGAACTGGCGCGGTTAGTGGCACAGACGCACGGTATCTGGAACGAGAAGGCGGAAAGATACCTGCTGGCGCAGTTTGGCGTGGATATTGGGGAGGCGGCGGCATGA
- a CDS encoding PTS mannitol transporter subunit IICBA — protein sequence MEHKSARAKVQAFGGFLTAMVIPNIGAFIAWGFITALFIPTGWMPNEHFAKIVGPMITYLLPVMIGSTGGHLVGGKRGAVMGGIGTIGVIIGADIPMFLGSMIMGPLGGLVIKYIDRLLDQRIPAGFEMVINNFSLGIAGMLLCLLGFEVIGPAVLIANNFVKECIESLVHAGYLPLLSLINEPAKILFLNNAIDQGVYYPLGMQQASETGKSIFFMVASNPGPGLGLLLAFAFFGKGMAKKSAPGAMIIHFLGGIHELYFPYVLMKPLTLIGMIAGGMSGTWVFNLLGGGLVAGPSPGSIFAYLALTPKGAFLATIAGVTAGTVVTFVITSFILKMEKNSEVESKDAFSESANAVKAMKQEGNFSYRNVKRIAFVCDAGMGSSAMGATTFRKRLEKAGLSIDVKHYAIENVPDDADIIVTHASLEGRVKRVSNKPLVLIKNYIGDPLLDDLFNHLTSN from the coding sequence ATGGAACACAAGTCTGCTCGTGCAAAGGTCCAGGCTTTTGGGGGATTTTTGACTGCAATGGTCATCCCTAATATCGGTGCTTTTATTGCCTGGGGTTTTATTACTGCATTATTTATTCCGACCGGGTGGATGCCCAATGAGCATTTCGCCAAAATAGTCGGCCCGATGATTACCTATTTGCTACCCGTGATGATTGGTTCCACCGGCGGACATCTGGTGGGCGGGAAGCGTGGGGCAGTGATGGGGGGAATCGGTACCATCGGCGTGATTATTGGCGCGGATATCCCGATGTTCCTCGGTTCAATGATCATGGGGCCGCTGGGTGGTCTGGTGATTAAATACATCGATCGCCTGCTGGACCAGCGTATTCCTGCGGGTTTTGAGATGGTGATTAATAACTTCTCTTTAGGCATTGCCGGGATGTTATTGTGCCTGCTGGGGTTTGAAGTCATTGGCCCGGCGGTACTCATTGCCAATAATTTTGTGAAAGAGTGTATTGAGTCACTGGTGCATGCCGGTTATCTGCCACTGCTCTCATTGATTAACGAACCCGCGAAAATTCTCTTTCTGAATAATGCGATCGACCAGGGCGTTTATTATCCGCTGGGAATGCAGCAGGCCTCGGAAACGGGAAAATCCATCTTCTTCATGGTGGCCTCGAACCCTGGCCCCGGTTTAGGTTTACTGCTGGCGTTTGCCTTCTTTGGTAAAGGGATGGCGAAGAAATCTGCACCTGGCGCCATGATTATCCATTTTCTCGGCGGTATCCACGAACTCTACTTCCCGTATGTGCTGATGAAGCCCCTGACCCTGATCGGCATGATTGCCGGGGGAATGAGCGGAACATGGGTCTTCAATCTGTTAGGTGGCGGCCTGGTGGCGGGGCCCAGTCCTGGATCGATTTTCGCTTACCTGGCATTGACGCCAAAAGGCGCTTTCCTTGCCACGATTGCGGGCGTCACGGCGGGAACGGTGGTGACCTTTGTCATTACCTCCTTCATTCTCAAAATGGAGAAAAATAGCGAAGTTGAAAGCAAAGATGCCTTCAGCGAGTCCGCTAATGCCGTCAAAGCCATGAAGCAGGAAGGCAACTTTTCATATCGCAATGTCAAACGTATCGCCTTTGTGTGTGATGCCGGCATGGGGTCCAGCGCGATGGGGGCAACGACGTTTCGTAAGCGTCTGGAAAAAGCCGGGTTGTCTATCGATGTCAAACATTACGCTATCGAAAATGTCCCTGATGATGCCGATATTATCGTGACGCACGCCAGCCTTGAGGGGCGCGTTAAGCGAGTCAGTAATAAGCCCTTAGTGTTGATAAAAAACTATATTGGCGACCCGCTCCTTGACGATTTATTTAATCACTTAACGTCGAATTAG
- the cmtB gene encoding PTS mannitol transporter subunit IIA produces the protein MRLIDYFPDASISIKSAAKNWQEAIDFSMSSLLANHYVNANYIQAIKDSTINNGPYYILAPGVAMPHARPECGALKTGMSLTLLKQEVQFAEDDEPIKLLIGLSAANADSHIGAIQALSELLCEEENLAALFAAKSEKQLADIIARA, from the coding sequence ATGCGGTTGATTGACTATTTTCCTGACGCCTCTATCTCAATAAAATCGGCGGCAAAGAACTGGCAGGAAGCCATTGATTTTTCTATGTCATCGCTGTTGGCGAATCATTATGTCAATGCAAACTATATTCAGGCTATAAAAGATTCGACGATAAACAATGGTCCTTATTATATTCTGGCTCCCGGTGTGGCTATGCCTCATGCTCGCCCGGAATGTGGTGCGTTAAAAACAGGTATGTCATTAACGCTACTTAAACAAGAAGTACAGTTTGCCGAAGATGATGAACCCATAAAATTACTCATTGGATTATCAGCGGCGAATGCCGATTCACATATCGGCGCTATCCAGGCGTTAAGCGAACTATTATGTGAAGAGGAAAATCTGGCAGCATTATTCGCTGCTAAATCAGAAAAACAGCTGGCGGATATTATCGCTCGCGCATAA